Proteins found in one Methylobacter sp. S3L5C genomic segment:
- the lptE gene encoding LPS assembly lipoprotein LptE, whose amino-acid sequence MLILTFALLVSACGYHLRGPLQLPAGLKNVYLEGGSGQLREQFVRAMDISSVPMASSPETAGMIVKISGEDSERRVLSLGAGGAANDFELGYRFDFELVGANNQLLMAREPVEIKREYYNDQLAVIAQGNEELVIRNEMYQQAVRTIVNRARMLLGAKPK is encoded by the coding sequence ATGCTTATCTTAACTTTCGCTTTGTTAGTAAGCGCTTGTGGTTATCATTTACGGGGTCCTCTGCAGCTGCCTGCAGGCCTGAAAAATGTTTATTTGGAGGGTGGTTCAGGACAGTTACGCGAACAATTTGTACGTGCCATGGATATTTCTTCTGTGCCAATGGCAAGTTCTCCTGAGACGGCAGGTATGATTGTCAAAATTTCCGGCGAAGATAGTGAACGCAGGGTGTTATCACTGGGTGCAGGGGGGGCCGCTAACGATTTTGAATTGGGCTATCGTTTTGATTTTGAATTGGTTGGTGCTAACAATCAACTACTGATGGCGCGTGAGCCTGTCGAAATCAAGCGTGAATATTATAATGATCAGTTGGCTGTTATTGCACAAGGTAACGAAGAATTAGTGATACGTAACGAAATGTATCAACAAGCCGTACGTACAATTGTTAACCGTGCCAGAATGCTGTTGGGAGCCAAGCCCAAATAA
- a CDS encoding zinc ribbon-containing protein, giving the protein MNKNKLIAAYSDFMKHLHETMENTLHSFAEALEISKEKTSKTSDLTADELNKLSGYIKRDIEGAAHGLSDKEDKDSLSEWFKFDIELIENFTLDAFLSVADKTRLELDKLKQLAETHTYHSGDITVPGTFICDDCGKEIAFKTTSEIPECPACHATTFIRI; this is encoded by the coding sequence ATGAATAAAAATAAATTGATCGCCGCCTATTCCGATTTCATGAAGCATCTTCATGAAACCATGGAGAATACACTACATTCTTTTGCTGAAGCATTGGAAATTTCAAAAGAAAAAACCAGCAAAACTAGCGACTTGACTGCTGATGAACTGAACAAACTTTCAGGCTATATTAAACGTGATATTGAAGGTGCTGCCCATGGCCTATCAGACAAGGAAGATAAAGATTCACTCTCGGAGTGGTTTAAATTTGATATTGAATTAATTGAAAACTTCACGTTGGATGCTTTTTTAAGCGTTGCTGACAAAACCCGCCTGGAACTGGATAAATTAAAACAGTTAGCTGAAACACATACTTACCATAGCGGTGACATCACCGTACCCGGCACATTTATTTGTGATGACTGTGGTAAAGAAATAGCTTTTAAAACAACCAGTGAAATCCCTGAGTGTCCAGCCTGTCATGCGACCACTTTTATACGCATTTGA
- the lnt gene encoding apolipoprotein N-acyltransferase → MNNVLPTKPKHWLLPVLSGILIGTSYIPFPPWASLFCFVPVWLFWNQQTRLKDVILGGLITAFVFTLIGFNWVTYLLHEFAHLDWPVAVFGMLFYALIAHLYVPLAGLLWFAGRQKFKWSDRLSLGLMALITVLCEAHSFTLFDWNFGYSWYGANIPLYQWAEIIGFSGLSAATLLCNLPLYIAWQKRRQNSGKIIFAAVIAGFLLLNMGGLWLKARLPQPDAAFTTLLIQASTENSEKMAAELGKGYSKEILNRYMALTNNALNSHKDKKIDFAMWPETAFPGLLGEQFTNNALPIALAEFLHERQLPLITGAYSVDEQSRLITNSLFVLNKNGEIVPPHYSKTILLAFGEYIPGEQFFPAIRDWLPQTGHFARGAGPTRLLNWNGYKMGAQICYESLFPGFSRSLAQLGAQFIVNVTNDSWYGSWQEPYQHMYMTLARGIEFRRPVLRVTNTGISTVSLASGEIMERSPIHQPWAGLYEVPYLNAPPVTFYQNWFWLIPCLLWIFLILLLATGLKKRQ, encoded by the coding sequence ATGAATAACGTATTACCCACCAAGCCAAAACATTGGTTACTTCCTGTCCTGTCAGGTATCCTGATTGGCACCAGTTATATCCCTTTTCCGCCATGGGCTTCATTATTTTGTTTTGTGCCGGTTTGGCTTTTCTGGAATCAACAAACGCGACTTAAAGACGTAATCCTTGGCGGCTTAATCACTGCTTTTGTATTTACCTTGATTGGCTTTAACTGGGTTACCTACCTGCTCCATGAATTTGCTCATCTGGACTGGCCTGTTGCTGTATTTGGGATGTTATTCTACGCGTTAATAGCGCATTTATATGTGCCATTGGCAGGACTACTATGGTTTGCAGGACGGCAAAAATTTAAATGGTCTGATCGACTATCTTTGGGATTGATGGCGCTTATCACCGTATTATGCGAAGCCCATTCATTCACGTTGTTTGATTGGAACTTTGGTTACTCGTGGTATGGAGCCAATATACCTCTTTACCAATGGGCTGAGATTATTGGTTTTAGCGGACTCAGTGCTGCAACCTTACTTTGTAATTTGCCGCTTTATATTGCCTGGCAAAAGCGCCGACAAAACTCGGGAAAAATAATATTCGCGGCAGTTATTGCAGGATTTCTTTTGTTGAACATGGGCGGTCTATGGCTTAAAGCAAGATTGCCACAACCGGATGCTGCTTTTACAACATTACTCATTCAGGCAAGCACAGAGAATTCAGAAAAAATGGCCGCTGAATTAGGTAAAGGCTACAGCAAAGAAATTCTCAATCGTTATATGGCGCTAACGAATAATGCCCTTAACAGCCATAAAGATAAAAAAATAGATTTTGCCATGTGGCCGGAAACCGCTTTTCCCGGGCTATTAGGCGAGCAATTTACAAATAATGCCTTGCCAATAGCCCTGGCTGAGTTTCTTCATGAAAGACAACTGCCGCTTATTACCGGTGCGTACAGTGTTGATGAACAATCCCGATTAATTACCAACTCCCTCTTCGTATTAAACAAGAATGGTGAAATTGTGCCGCCTCATTACAGCAAGACTATTTTGCTGGCCTTTGGTGAATACATACCCGGTGAACAATTTTTCCCGGCAATCAGGGACTGGTTACCGCAAACCGGTCATTTTGCAAGAGGTGCAGGGCCTACCCGTCTGTTGAACTGGAATGGTTATAAGATGGGCGCACAAATATGTTATGAAAGTCTGTTCCCCGGATTTTCACGCTCGCTGGCTCAATTGGGCGCGCAGTTTATCGTCAATGTAACCAATGATTCTTGGTACGGTAGCTGGCAAGAACCCTATCAACACATGTACATGACATTGGCACGCGGCATAGAATTTCGAAGGCCCGTATTGCGCGTCACCAATACCGGTATATCGACTGTATCTCTGGCATCGGGGGAAATCATGGAAAGATCACCGATACATCAGCCATGGGCAGGCTTATACGAAGTCCCTTACCTTAATGCTCCACCAGTTACTTTTTATCAAAATTGGTTTTGGCTAATACCTTGCTTATTGTGGATATTTTTGATTTTATTGCTCGCCACAGGCTTAAAAAAACGTCAGTAA
- a CDS encoding ParA family protein, producing MRRVIFNQKGGVGKSTITCNLAAISAMEGKRTLVIDLDIQGNSTHYLLGHKVSESDKTIALFFKDCLSLSLFGNNNNAGLDAVIHETPFPNLFVVPSHPDLEPLQGRLESRFKIFKLKEALEKLEGFDAIYMDTPPVLNFYSQSALIAAEKCLIPFDCDTFAREALYTLMLAVTEVKADHNQSLEIEGIIVNQFQKQANLPRQLVDELIAEGLPVLTSMISPSIKVRESHTVSQPLIHYVPNHKLSDEYRALYAEIHNN from the coding sequence ATGCGTAGAGTTATCTTTAACCAGAAAGGCGGTGTTGGTAAATCAACGATTACCTGTAATTTAGCTGCCATTAGTGCCATGGAGGGTAAGCGCACCTTGGTCATTGATTTGGATATTCAAGGTAATTCTACACACTATCTGTTAGGCCACAAAGTTAGCGAAAGTGACAAGACAATTGCGCTTTTCTTTAAGGATTGCTTAAGTCTTTCGCTGTTCGGAAACAATAATAATGCCGGACTTGATGCTGTCATCCATGAAACGCCTTTTCCCAACCTGTTTGTTGTCCCTTCACATCCTGACCTTGAACCCTTGCAAGGTCGTTTGGAATCTCGGTTTAAGATTTTTAAATTAAAAGAAGCCCTGGAAAAACTGGAAGGCTTTGACGCAATTTACATGGATACGCCACCTGTTCTTAATTTTTATAGCCAATCTGCCTTAATCGCTGCCGAAAAATGCTTAATCCCTTTTGATTGCGACACTTTTGCCAGAGAAGCCCTTTATACCTTGATGCTAGCAGTAACAGAAGTCAAAGCGGATCATAACCAAAGCCTAGAAATTGAGGGCATTATTGTTAATCAGTTCCAAAAACAGGCTAATTTACCCCGCCAGTTGGTTGACGAACTTATCGCAGAAGGACTTCCTGTTCTTACCTCAATGATCTCTCCGTCAATTAAAGTCAGAGAATCTCATACCGTATCACAACCTTTAATACATTATGTTCCCAATCATAAGCTAAGTGACGAATACCGGGCATTATATGCCGAAATTCATAATAATTAA
- the fusA gene encoding elongation factor G, with protein MTDLAHYRNIGIFAHVDAGKTTTTERILKLTGKIHKIGEVHDGETTTDFMDQERERGITIQSAATTCFWKDYRFNIIDTPGHVDFTIEVYRSLKVLDGGIGVFCGSGGVEPQSETNWRYANDSEVARVIYINKLDRIGADFYRVVKQVEEVLGAHPLVMTLPIGTEDQFTGVVDVLTRKAWIWDDSGDPMNYTIQDVPADMVADTEKWREKLIDEVADQFDDVMEKYLEGEEPDIDTIKRCIRKGTINLDFFPTFCGSSFKNKGVQLVLDGVIDYLPSPTEVKPQPEVDMEGNPTGLFAIVDAEKPLRALAFKIMDDRFGALTFLRIYSGKLEKGTSVLNTFTGKTERIGRIVEMHADVRAELESAQAGDIVAVLGMKNVQTGHTLCDPKFPATLEPMVFPDPVISLAISPKDKAASEKMGIALGKMIQEDPSFHVETDEDSGETILKGMGELHLDIKVDILRRTHGVDVVVGKPQVAYRETITKAVEDEYTHKKQSGGSGQYGKINYIIEPGEPGSGFVFQSAVTGGNVPREYWPAVEKGFKSMLDKGVLAGFPCLDFKVILTDGAFHAVDSSAIAFEIAAKAAFRQSIPKASPQLIEPIMAVDTFTPSDHVGDVIGDLNRRRGMIKSQDAGVSGVRIKSDVPLSEMFGYIGDLRTMTSGRGQFSMEFSHYMPCPKNVAEEVIKEVNERNNAKKK; from the coding sequence ATGACAGATTTAGCGCATTATAGAAATATCGGCATCTTCGCTCACGTCGATGCCGGTAAAACAACAACCACCGAGCGGATTTTAAAGCTGACAGGTAAAATTCATAAAATCGGTGAAGTGCATGATGGCGAAACCACTACCGACTTTATGGACCAAGAGCGTGAGCGTGGTATTACCATTCAGTCAGCGGCAACGACTTGTTTTTGGAAAGATTATCGTTTTAATATTATTGACACCCCGGGACACGTTGACTTTACTATCGAAGTTTACCGTTCTCTTAAAGTATTGGATGGTGGTATCGGCGTTTTTTGTGGTTCAGGTGGTGTAGAGCCTCAATCAGAAACCAACTGGCGTTATGCGAATGACTCTGAAGTTGCTCGTGTTATTTATATCAATAAGCTGGATCGTATTGGTGCAGACTTCTACCGTGTAGTTAAACAGGTTGAAGAAGTACTGGGCGCTCACCCATTGGTTATGACGCTGCCTATTGGTACTGAAGACCAGTTTACCGGTGTGGTTGATGTATTAACCCGTAAGGCGTGGATATGGGATGATTCTGGCGACCCAATGAACTATACCATTCAGGATGTTCCTGCTGACATGGTCGCAGACACTGAAAAATGGCGCGAAAAATTGATTGATGAAGTTGCTGATCAATTTGATGACGTTATGGAAAAATATCTTGAAGGTGAAGAACCTGATATCGATACCATTAAGCGTTGTATCCGTAAAGGTACCATTAACCTGGATTTCTTCCCGACTTTCTGTGGTTCATCTTTCAAAAACAAAGGCGTACAACTGGTTCTTGATGGCGTTATTGATTATTTGCCTTCTCCAACAGAAGTTAAGCCACAGCCTGAAGTCGATATGGAAGGCAACCCAACAGGTCTTTTTGCTATCGTTGATGCGGAAAAACCGTTACGTGCCTTGGCATTTAAAATTATGGATGACCGTTTTGGCGCATTGACCTTCTTACGTATCTATTCCGGAAAACTGGAAAAAGGTACGTCAGTATTAAATACGTTTACCGGTAAAACCGAGCGTATCGGTCGTATCGTTGAAATGCATGCCGATGTTCGTGCCGAGCTTGAATCTGCACAAGCAGGTGATATTGTTGCTGTTCTGGGTATGAAGAATGTGCAAACCGGTCACACTTTGTGTGATCCAAAATTCCCTGCAACATTAGAACCGATGGTATTCCCTGATCCCGTTATTTCACTGGCTATATCACCAAAAGATAAAGCCGCTTCTGAAAAAATGGGTATCGCACTGGGTAAAATGATTCAGGAAGATCCTTCTTTCCACGTTGAAACTGATGAAGACAGTGGTGAAACCATTCTTAAAGGCATGGGCGAGTTACATCTTGACATTAAAGTTGATATCTTAAGACGTACCCATGGCGTTGATGTTGTTGTCGGTAAACCTCAAGTAGCTTACCGTGAAACCATTACCAAAGCGGTTGAAGACGAATATACTCATAAGAAGCAATCAGGTGGTTCAGGCCAATACGGCAAGATCAACTATATCATTGAGCCCGGTGAACCCGGTTCAGGCTTTGTCTTTCAATCAGCAGTTACTGGCGGTAACGTACCACGCGAATACTGGCCTGCTGTTGAAAAAGGCTTCAAAAGCATGTTGGATAAAGGTGTTTTGGCCGGCTTCCCTTGTTTGGACTTTAAAGTTATCTTAACCGATGGTGCATTCCACGCGGTTGACTCCTCTGCGATTGCCTTTGAAATTGCTGCGAAAGCGGCTTTCCGTCAGTCAATTCCAAAAGCCAGTCCACAATTGATTGAACCAATTATGGCTGTAGATACCTTTACTCCATCAGATCATGTGGGTGATGTTATTGGTGACCTTAATCGTCGCCGTGGCATGATAAAATCTCAAGATGCTGGCGTAAGTGGCGTGCGTATCAAATCAGATGTACCATTGAGCGAAATGTTCGGTTACATCGGTGATTTACGCACCATGACTTCAGGTCGCGGTCAATTCTCTATGGAATTCTCGCACTATATGCCATGTCCTAAAAACGTAGCAGAAGAAGTTATTAAAGAAGTAAACGAACGCAATAACGCTAAAAAGAAATAA
- the leuS gene encoding leucine--tRNA ligase: MQENYQPLAIEQEVQAAWEASGVFNVSESSTQEKYYCLSMFPYPSGKLHMGHVRNYTIGDVISRYQRMLGKNVLQPMGWDAFGLPAENAAMQHGVHPADWTYENIDYMRDQLKRLGFGYDWSRELATCDPEYYKWEQWFFLKLLAKGLVYKKTAPVNWCPNDMTVLANEQVIDGCCWRCDTQVERKEIAQWFLKITAYADELLASLEALDGWPEQVKTMQANWIGRSEGVEMDFPVVGMDQPLRIYTTRPDTLMGVTYLAVAAEHPLALKAAESNDDISVFINECKMMETSEAAMETMEKRGIDSGIKALHPVSGEQVPVWIANFVLMGYGTGAVMAVPAHDQRDFEFAKKYGIAIKQVIFADDAENAGDCTEEAYTAKGLLRHSGEFDGLTSEQAFVAISKVLEKDQKGERKTNFRLRDWGVSRQRYWGAPIPIIYCDDCGTVPVPEQDLPVQLPRDVVLDGSQSPLVAHPTFSHVDCPSCGKAARRETDTFDTFMESSWYFARFSGNNPDTMLDNSAKYWLPVDHYIGGIEHAILHLLYARFYTKLLRDEGLLVCDEPFKKLLTQGMVLKDGTKMSKSKGNTVDPQGLIDQYGADTVRLFIMFAAPPEQSLEWSDSGVEGAFRFLKRLWKQAYLHSEAGGSPQPVDKSSLTEEQQTVRRQVHQTIQKVSHDIGVRIIFNTAIAANMELVNTLSKFTDASDNGKAVRQEALEAIVLMLAPIVPHICDQLWKDLGHHQAVVSVSWPELDSTALEQDSIEMVIQVNGKLRSKICVLATASIDEIKTMALSDENALRFIEGKPIKKVIVVPKKLINIVV; this comes from the coding sequence ATGCAAGAAAATTATCAACCGCTCGCTATTGAGCAAGAAGTGCAGGCTGCATGGGAAGCTTCAGGGGTATTTAACGTCTCGGAATCTTCTACTCAGGAAAAGTATTATTGCTTATCCATGTTCCCTTATCCTAGTGGTAAATTGCACATGGGTCATGTGCGTAATTACACTATTGGCGATGTCATCAGTCGTTATCAACGCATGCTCGGGAAAAATGTTTTGCAGCCTATGGGCTGGGATGCTTTTGGGCTTCCCGCAGAAAATGCGGCGATGCAACATGGCGTTCATCCTGCTGACTGGACGTATGAAAATATCGATTATATGCGTGATCAGCTTAAGCGACTCGGCTTTGGTTATGATTGGAGTCGCGAATTAGCGACTTGTGATCCGGAATATTATAAGTGGGAGCAATGGTTTTTTCTTAAATTGTTGGCCAAAGGCCTGGTTTATAAAAAAACCGCACCGGTTAACTGGTGTCCAAATGACATGACAGTTCTGGCCAATGAGCAGGTTATTGATGGTTGTTGCTGGCGTTGCGATACACAAGTCGAGCGCAAGGAAATCGCGCAGTGGTTTTTAAAAATCACGGCTTATGCTGATGAATTACTTGCTTCACTTGAAGCATTAGATGGTTGGCCGGAACAGGTTAAGACCATGCAGGCTAATTGGATAGGGCGTTCTGAAGGTGTGGAGATGGATTTTCCGGTAGTGGGCATGGATCAGCCCTTGCGGATATATACCACGCGCCCTGACACCTTAATGGGAGTAACTTATCTGGCCGTTGCTGCTGAACATCCACTGGCGTTAAAAGCTGCCGAAAGTAATGATGATATCAGTGTGTTCATTAACGAATGCAAAATGATGGAAACTTCTGAAGCAGCCATGGAAACCATGGAAAAACGCGGCATTGATTCCGGTATTAAAGCTTTGCATCCCGTTTCCGGTGAGCAAGTACCTGTCTGGATAGCCAATTTCGTGTTAATGGGTTACGGCACTGGTGCAGTAATGGCAGTACCTGCTCATGATCAACGTGATTTTGAGTTTGCAAAAAAATACGGCATTGCCATTAAGCAAGTGATTTTTGCTGATGATGCTGAAAATGCCGGCGATTGTACAGAAGAAGCTTATACCGCAAAAGGGCTATTGCGTCATTCAGGTGAGTTTGATGGGTTAACTTCAGAACAGGCTTTTGTGGCTATTTCCAAAGTTCTGGAAAAAGACCAAAAAGGCGAGCGAAAAACCAATTTCCGTTTACGTGATTGGGGTGTTTCCCGTCAACGTTATTGGGGTGCACCAATCCCCATTATTTATTGTGATGATTGTGGCACTGTGCCTGTGCCGGAGCAGGATTTGCCGGTGCAATTACCACGAGATGTGGTGCTTGACGGTTCACAATCGCCTTTGGTAGCGCATCCGACTTTTTCCCACGTTGACTGCCCGTCTTGCGGTAAAGCCGCTCGCCGCGAAACCGATACCTTTGATACTTTTATGGAATCGTCGTGGTATTTTGCGCGGTTTTCAGGTAATAACCCGGATACCATGCTTGATAACAGTGCCAAATACTGGTTGCCGGTTGATCATTATATCGGTGGTATAGAACATGCGATTTTACACTTGTTATATGCGCGGTTTTATACCAAGTTATTACGTGATGAAGGTTTGTTGGTCTGTGACGAGCCGTTTAAAAAGTTGTTGACACAAGGTATGGTGCTAAAAGACGGCACTAAAATGTCCAAGTCCAAGGGTAATACTGTTGATCCACAAGGTTTGATTGATCAATATGGTGCGGACACGGTACGTTTGTTTATTATGTTTGCAGCCCCGCCTGAACAATCTCTGGAATGGTCTGATAGTGGTGTTGAAGGGGCATTCAGATTTTTGAAAAGACTCTGGAAACAGGCGTATTTACATAGTGAAGCGGGCGGGTCTCCGCAACCAGTTGATAAATCGTCGTTAACCGAAGAGCAGCAAACCGTTCGCCGCCAGGTACATCAAACCATCCAAAAAGTCAGTCATGATATTGGTGTGCGTATTATTTTTAATACCGCAATTGCCGCCAACATGGAATTGGTCAATACTTTATCCAAATTTACCGATGCTTCCGATAATGGCAAAGCCGTTCGTCAGGAAGCTTTGGAAGCGATTGTCTTGATGCTGGCACCGATAGTGCCACATATATGCGATCAACTTTGGAAAGACTTAGGTCATCATCAAGCAGTGGTTAGCGTATCATGGCCCGAATTGGACAGTACTGCCTTAGAGCAGGATTCAATCGAGATGGTGATACAGGTTAACGGTAAATTACGCAGTAAAATTTGTGTTTTGGCAACGGCTTCAATAGATGAAATTAAAACTATGGCGTTGAGTGATGAAAATGCCCTGCGCTTTATTGAAGGTAAACCCATCAAAAAAGTGATCGTCGTGCCTAAAAAATTGATTAATATTGTTGTTTAA
- the holA gene encoding DNA polymerase III subunit delta produces the protein MRIKPEQLSADLQKGLKPVYFISGDEPLQLGEMADGVRKSAKKAGFDSREIISAETGFEWNQLAFTADSLSIFADKKIIDLRLPSGTPGTEGSKALIAYCQRVPEDTLLLITAGKIAGSALKSRWFEALDKVGVVIQVWPLEGQDLIRWLQQRMQQRGLHAEVEGLRVLASRVEGNLLAAAQEIEKLYVLYGTGNLSNQQILEVVADSSRYDVFKLMDSVLSASVNRIFKVLSGLRSEGIASPIVLWALTRDARLLIKIKLALSQGQNKDVVFKKNQIWDKRKQLVSNALNRLGNSDLNSILVLSAKADRQIKGQEQGDAWETLLTICLLFASAPVLTYAD, from the coding sequence ATGCGCATTAAGCCTGAACAATTAAGTGCCGATCTACAAAAGGGTTTGAAGCCGGTGTACTTTATCAGTGGCGATGAGCCATTGCAGTTAGGTGAAATGGCCGATGGAGTAAGAAAGTCAGCAAAAAAAGCAGGCTTTGACAGCCGTGAGATTATTTCAGCGGAAACAGGATTTGAATGGAATCAGTTGGCATTTACGGCTGATTCTTTATCTATTTTTGCGGATAAAAAAATTATTGATTTACGATTGCCATCGGGTACCCCAGGAACAGAGGGCTCTAAAGCGTTGATTGCTTATTGCCAACGAGTACCTGAAGACACTTTATTACTCATTACTGCGGGGAAAATAGCCGGTAGTGCATTAAAATCCCGTTGGTTTGAAGCGCTGGATAAAGTGGGTGTTGTTATTCAGGTTTGGCCATTGGAGGGTCAGGATTTAATCCGCTGGCTACAACAAAGAATGCAGCAACGCGGATTACACGCTGAAGTAGAGGGTTTGCGAGTATTGGCATCCAGAGTTGAAGGGAATTTGCTGGCTGCCGCTCAGGAAATAGAAAAGCTTTATGTGCTTTACGGAACCGGCAACCTTAGCAATCAGCAGATTTTAGAGGTTGTCGCCGATAGCTCAAGATACGATGTATTTAAACTGATGGATAGCGTCTTGTCTGCCAGCGTCAACCGTATATTCAAGGTATTGTCAGGCTTGCGATCGGAAGGTATTGCCTCGCCGATTGTATTGTGGGCTTTGACACGTGATGCCAGGTTATTAATAAAAATAAAATTGGCGCTCTCTCAAGGACAAAATAAAGACGTCGTGTTTAAAAAAAATCAAATCTGGGATAAACGTAAGCAACTGGTTAGTAACGCGTTGAACAGGCTTGGTAATAGCGATTTAAATAGTATATTGGTTCTGAGCGCCAAGGCCGACAGACAAATCAAGGGGCAGGAACAAGGTGATGCATGGGAAACTTTGCTGACTATTTGTTTGCTGTTTGCCTCGGCACCAGTTTTGACCTATGCCGACTAA